A genomic region of Drosophila kikkawai strain 14028-0561.14 chromosome X, DkikHiC1v2, whole genome shotgun sequence contains the following coding sequences:
- the LOC138929155 gene encoding uncharacterized protein isoform X2: MVKFKQKTMASYNPSRLWRAAISAAATVEVSRTDDVVLGYPAEGEPSPGKTGPQAGVLPEDIDWEAFSEALEHADEILAGRRPLPDLHRAVSHAGAAAAVPNRVPVARRRVVFASAVGTPRSPTPEENRHGRPNGSSDSNDVVATGPRSKGSDVGTADDDGSQEDDDVVPVARRHRRASSMSDFDAADVARRTIFSASGVICGLKPKPNPKRSASELPPDPWMVQYDKDCLAKARLARAEQGNRPTPVPIKGPPATPAAEEKEEYPTADQDWVLPPAHWRIRIAGGRIPRSVVERVQPQEAANRRVNRKFLFYAGPEEFRVHFSKANRITISQRTPK, from the coding sequence AGACAATGGCGTCGTACAATCCGAGCCGTTTGTGGCGCGCGGCAATATCAGCCGCGGCCACCGTGGAAGTCTCCCGCACGGATGACGTGGTGCTGGGATATCCAGCCGAGGGAGAGCCGAGCCCCGGGAAGACCGGACCCCAGGCGGGAGTCCTGCCCGAGGACATCGATTGGGAGGCCTTCAGCGAGGCGCTGGAGCACGCCGACGAGATCCTAGCGGGCCGTAGACCGCTGCCCGATCTTCATCGAGCAGTTAGCCACGCCGGCGCAGCCGCGGCGGTGCCCAACCGGGTGCCAGTCGCACGTCGCCGGGTGGTGTTCGCGTCGGCCGTGGGGACCCCGAGGTCGCCGACACCCGAGGAGAACCGCCACGGTCGACCGAACGGGAGCAGCGACAGCAACGACGTAGTCGCCACAGGCCCTCGCAGCAAGGGCAGCGACGTGGGCAcagccgacgacgacggcagccaggaggacgacgacgtgGTCCCCGTCGCCAGGAGACACAGGCGGGCCAGCAGCATGTCGGACTTCGACGCGGCCGACGTTGCCCGACGCACCATATTCTCCGCGTCCGGGGTGATATGCGGCCTGAAGCCGAAGCCGAATCCCAAACGCAGCGCGAGCGAGCTGCCCCCCGATCCCTGGATGGTGCAGTACGACAAGGACTGCCTCGCCAAGGCCCGCCTCGCGCGAGCTGAGCAGGGCAACCGCCCTACACCGGTGCCGATCAAGGGTCCGCCTGCCACCCCCGCagccgaggagaaggaggagtatCCCACTGCCGATCAGGACTGGGTCCTGCCGCCTGCACACTGGCGTATCCGGATCGCGGGAGGACGGATCCCACGCTCTGTGGTCGAGCGAGTCCAACCGCAGGAGGCCGCGAACAGGCGAGTAAACAGGAAATTCCTGTTCTACGCGGGCCCAGAGGAGTTCAGGGTCCACTTCAGCAAGGCAAACAGGATCACCATCTCGCAGCGCACCCCGAAGTAA